The following coding sequences are from one Streptomyces sp. NBC_00654 window:
- a CDS encoding terminase, with protein sequence MPWRGPQYEGERPTLGYYVLDWMMQNLAQPGRDDGEPFIPTAEQAEFLLRYYEVHPLTGKRVIHRALLSRPRGWGKSPFVGAIALTEACADVVADGFDADGEPVGRPWHSIRTPLVRIAAVTEQQTDNTWIPLLEMARGRSLSTDYGLEVLDTVIYLPRGEVSPITSSATSTKGDPACFASLDQTEEWTATNGGVRLAKVMRFNAAKLGGSLIETPNAYTPGVGSVAEKSAADYQAIIDGRSRARGILADHREAPPETDMTDEQSLVAGLRYAYGDSSDHPDGCVLHDPPCSPGWSPIERLTSEFWDTSNEPQDLRADLLNQITHAADAWLTEPEVRASSDLGRSVQPGDRIVLGFDGSRKRARGVTDATALIGCRLSDGHLFTIGVWEQPERPQLGPDGAPIDWQVPVVEVLAAVHEAFATYDVVGFYADPAKWESHVADWEAAYGPRLQVQATRNHPVEWWMTGGRSTLIVRALEKFHTALTEGELTHDGASALVRHLCNARRRPSRSGLQIAKAHPDSPNKIDAAVASVLAWQCRLDAIAKGVAVEEEEMFGGTF encoded by the coding sequence ATGCCGTGGCGCGGCCCACAGTACGAGGGCGAGCGCCCGACGCTCGGGTACTACGTCCTCGACTGGATGATGCAGAACCTTGCACAGCCCGGCCGGGACGACGGCGAGCCGTTCATTCCGACGGCCGAGCAGGCTGAGTTTCTGCTGCGGTACTACGAGGTGCACCCGCTCACCGGTAAGCGGGTCATTCACCGCGCGCTGCTCAGCCGGCCGCGCGGGTGGGGCAAGAGCCCGTTCGTCGGGGCGATCGCGCTCACCGAGGCGTGCGCCGATGTGGTCGCCGACGGGTTCGACGCCGACGGCGAGCCGGTCGGCCGGCCGTGGCACTCGATCCGTACGCCGCTCGTGCGTATCGCCGCGGTGACCGAGCAGCAGACCGACAACACGTGGATCCCGCTTTTGGAGATGGCGCGCGGCCGCAGCCTGTCGACCGACTACGGGCTCGAAGTGCTCGACACCGTGATCTATCTGCCGCGCGGCGAGGTCTCCCCGATCACGTCGAGCGCGACGTCGACCAAGGGTGACCCCGCCTGTTTCGCCTCGCTCGACCAGACCGAGGAATGGACGGCGACGAACGGCGGCGTTCGGCTCGCGAAGGTGATGCGGTTCAACGCCGCCAAGCTCGGCGGGTCGCTGATCGAGACACCGAACGCGTACACGCCGGGCGTCGGGTCGGTAGCTGAGAAGTCGGCGGCCGACTATCAGGCGATCATCGACGGCCGGTCGAGGGCGCGCGGCATCCTTGCCGATCACCGCGAGGCGCCGCCCGAGACCGACATGACCGACGAGCAGTCGCTCGTCGCCGGGCTCCGGTACGCGTACGGCGACAGCAGCGATCACCCCGACGGGTGCGTGCTGCACGACCCGCCGTGCTCGCCGGGATGGTCGCCGATCGAGCGGCTCACGTCTGAGTTCTGGGACACCTCGAACGAGCCGCAGGATCTGCGCGCCGACCTGTTGAACCAGATCACCCACGCCGCCGACGCGTGGCTCACCGAGCCCGAGGTGCGGGCGTCGTCCGACCTCGGCCGCTCGGTGCAGCCCGGCGACCGGATCGTGCTCGGGTTCGACGGCTCGCGGAAGCGGGCGCGCGGGGTGACCGACGCGACGGCACTGATCGGCTGCCGGCTGTCCGACGGGCACCTGTTCACGATCGGTGTGTGGGAGCAGCCCGAGCGGCCGCAGCTCGGCCCGGACGGCGCTCCGATCGACTGGCAGGTGCCCGTCGTCGAGGTGCTCGCCGCGGTGCACGAGGCGTTCGCGACGTACGACGTCGTCGGGTTCTACGCCGACCCCGCCAAGTGGGAAAGCCACGTTGCGGATTGGGAAGCGGCGTACGGCCCGCGCCTGCAGGTGCAGGCGACCCGGAACCATCCGGTCGAGTGGTGGATGACCGGCGGCCGCTCGACGCTGATCGTGCGGGCGCTTGAGAAGTTCCATACGGCGCTCACCGAGGGCGAACTCACGCACGACGGGGCGTCGGCGCTCGTGCGGCATCTGTGCAATGCCCGTCGGCGGCCGAGCCGTTCGGGCCTGCAGATCGCCAAGGCACACCCGGACAGCCCGAACAAGATCGACGCCGCGGTCGCCTCGGTGCTCGCTTGGCAGTGCCGCCTCGACGCGATCGCGAAGGGCGTCGCGGTCGAGGAAGAAGAGATGTTCGGCGGCACGTTCTGA